Proteins encoded in a region of the Azospirillum thiophilum genome:
- a CDS encoding ATP-binding protein, whose translation MFRHSLARLVLVLQWTAILAVVGITFLLAGREWLAYADAGRIVGLTRADRVLFTATAGIRFENGVTGVAVLTLDDPAAAVEESYRKVDGYYRDAVLSVAEADFEGRDALLAAARDAHDTLADRRPMLDALLAQPLAERDMGAADPWLMAMYELAGRLADISVAATNAVRMLDPTVAELAYVRQSSYLIRERFGRPCSALRPDVQRNQPLDRDRIAAWREGIGAYRARWEALAEQLGRPGAPPQLVEDIRNGRAATEAAQERMDAIIYGLDGSGVPAMAPADWSHLCTDAYGPVLALGDHALALAVGHAETRRAEAWRMVTAMAALSLASLLLGGLSILAVRRRLTVPMRRMQATIGRLSRQEFDEPVPAAGHPDEMGAIAGALEDLRAGALAARGLQRQLDEARSQEIARANEANRAKTVFLATMSHEIRTPLNGILGMGQLLGDSPLSPQQRQWLDGIFQSGSLLLAVLNDVLDYAKIEAGRMELECTPFSPEALLRSIEASMAPQAVARGLCYRSAMSGLPPRLQGDPAKLGQVLLNLVGNAVKFTDRGEVVVSVRRLDGAAAGRALLEFVVSDTGIGIAPQALEHVFDAFTQSDSSITRRFGGTGLGLAISRRIVEAMGGTIAAASAPGQGSRFTVTVEFALAPPAPAALPAAGTGFAAPMPALAVLLAEDNPVNAAAAVAMLERMGHRVTHAGDGLAAAELAARHDFDAVLTDLAMPGLDGFGLARRIRGLPHATRCEVPIIAVTATVSAERIEECYAAGMTGFVGKPFHRDELRDALAAAIGAEGEEEAAAPPPSRRGSLLEERAADLGIEKAGRIVALFVDTAPALLAEAMAAAAMRDCRSFGDAAHRLKGAAGLVGLHRFARLAAQAERDAAELAESDLAELERDAAGGTPDALHRHARRLAAATPRAVAGLRLAWAGMLSARAAGNDNPSRAR comes from the coding sequence ATGTTCCGTCACTCGCTGGCCCGCCTCGTCCTGGTGCTGCAATGGACCGCCATCCTGGCGGTGGTGGGCATCACCTTCCTGCTGGCCGGCCGGGAATGGCTGGCCTATGCCGATGCCGGCCGCATCGTCGGGCTGACGCGGGCCGACCGCGTGCTCTTTACCGCGACCGCCGGCATCCGGTTCGAGAACGGCGTGACCGGGGTAGCGGTGCTGACGCTCGACGACCCCGCGGCGGCGGTGGAGGAGTCCTACCGGAAGGTCGACGGCTATTATCGCGACGCCGTCCTCTCCGTCGCCGAGGCCGACTTCGAGGGGCGGGACGCGCTGCTCGCCGCGGCGCGCGACGCCCATGACACGCTGGCCGACCGGCGCCCCATGCTCGACGCGCTGCTGGCGCAGCCGCTGGCCGAGCGCGACATGGGGGCGGCCGATCCCTGGCTGATGGCGATGTACGAGCTGGCCGGGCGTCTGGCCGACATCTCCGTTGCCGCGACCAACGCCGTGCGCATGCTCGATCCCACGGTGGCAGAGCTCGCCTATGTGCGGCAATCCTCCTACCTGATCCGCGAGCGCTTCGGGCGGCCCTGCTCGGCGCTGCGTCCCGACGTCCAGCGCAACCAGCCGCTGGACCGCGACCGGATCGCCGCGTGGCGCGAGGGCATCGGCGCCTATCGCGCGCGGTGGGAGGCGCTGGCCGAACAGCTCGGCCGGCCCGGCGCTCCGCCCCAGCTGGTCGAGGACATCCGCAACGGCAGGGCGGCCACCGAGGCGGCGCAGGAGCGGATGGACGCCATTATCTACGGGCTCGACGGATCGGGCGTGCCGGCGATGGCGCCGGCCGACTGGTCGCATCTCTGCACCGACGCCTACGGCCCGGTGCTGGCGCTCGGCGATCATGCGCTTGCCCTGGCGGTCGGGCATGCCGAGACGCGGCGGGCGGAGGCGTGGCGGATGGTGACGGCGATGGCGGCGCTGTCGCTGGCCAGCCTGCTGCTCGGCGGCCTGTCGATCCTTGCGGTCCGCCGCCGGCTGACGGTGCCGATGCGCCGGATGCAGGCCACCATCGGCCGGCTGTCCCGGCAGGAGTTCGATGAGCCGGTTCCCGCCGCCGGCCATCCCGACGAGATGGGGGCGATCGCCGGCGCGCTGGAGGATCTGCGGGCCGGGGCGCTCGCCGCGCGCGGCCTGCAACGCCAGCTCGACGAGGCGCGGAGCCAGGAGATCGCGCGCGCCAACGAGGCGAACCGGGCCAAGACCGTCTTCCTCGCCACCATGAGCCACGAGATCCGCACGCCCTTGAACGGGATCCTGGGCATGGGCCAGCTTCTGGGCGACAGCCCGCTGTCGCCGCAACAGCGGCAATGGCTCGACGGCATCTTCCAGTCCGGCTCGCTGCTGCTGGCGGTCCTGAACGACGTGCTGGATTACGCCAAGATCGAGGCCGGGCGGATGGAGCTGGAATGCACCCCCTTCAGCCCGGAAGCCCTGCTGCGGAGCATCGAGGCGTCGATGGCGCCGCAGGCGGTGGCCAGGGGGCTCTGCTACCGCAGCGCCATGTCCGGCCTGCCGCCACGCCTGCAGGGCGACCCGGCCAAGCTGGGGCAGGTGCTGCTCAATCTGGTCGGCAACGCGGTGAAGTTCACCGACAGGGGCGAAGTGGTGGTGTCGGTGCGGCGGCTGGACGGGGCGGCGGCCGGCCGGGCGCTGCTCGAGTTCGTCGTTTCCGACACCGGCATCGGCATCGCGCCGCAGGCGCTGGAGCATGTGTTCGACGCCTTCACCCAAAGCGACAGCTCGATCACCCGGCGCTTCGGCGGCACCGGGCTCGGCCTCGCCATCAGCCGGCGGATCGTCGAGGCGATGGGCGGGACCATCGCGGCTGCCAGCGCGCCGGGGCAGGGCAGCCGCTTCACCGTGACGGTGGAGTTCGCCCTGGCGCCGCCGGCTCCCGCCGCGTTGCCTGCCGCCGGCACCGGCTTCGCCGCACCGATGCCGGCGCTGGCGGTCCTGCTGGCCGAGGACAACCCGGTCAACGCGGCGGCGGCGGTCGCCATGCTGGAGCGGATGGGGCACCGCGTCACCCATGCCGGGGATGGCCTCGCCGCCGCCGAACTGGCGGCCCGGCACGATTTCGACGCGGTGCTGACCGACCTTGCCATGCCCGGGCTGGACGGTTTCGGGTTGGCCCGGCGTATCCGCGGCCTGCCGCACGCCACCCGCTGCGAGGTGCCGATCATCGCCGTCACCGCGACCGTCTCGGCCGAGCGGATCGAGGAGTGCTACGCCGCCGGGATGACCGGCTTCGTCGGCAAGCCGTTCCACCGCGACGAGCTGCGCGACGCGCTGGCCGCCGCCATCGGCGCCGAAGGGGAGGAGGAGGCCGCCGCGCCGCCGCCGTCCCGCCGCGGCAGCCTGCTGGAGGAGCGGGCCGCCGATCTCGGCATCGAGAAGGCCGGCCGGATCGTCGCGCTGTTCGTCGACACCGCACCGGCGCTGCTGGCCGAGGCCATGGCCGCCGCCGCCATGCGGGATTGCCGGTCGTTCGGCGATGCGGCGCACCGGCTGAAGGGCGCGGCCGGGCTGGTCGGGCTGCACCGCTTCGCCCGCCTCGCCGCCCAGGCGGAACGGGATGCGGCGGAACTGGCCGAGTCGGATCTGGCCGAGTTGGAACGGGATGCGGCCGGCGGTACTCCCGACGCCCTCCACCGTCACGCCCGGCGGCTTGCCGCGGCGACGCCGCGGGCGGTCGCCGGCTTGCGGCTGGCCTGGGCTGGGATGCTCAGCGCGCGGGCGGCAGGAAACGATAACCCATCCCGTGCTCGGTGA
- a CDS encoding TonB-dependent siderophore receptor, producing MGILLASTALHGASAATATAGAPAAQVAQQGGTVAFAIPAGPLPGVLAAYGQAAGLQILYPTEIAQGVSSPGVTGTMAPREALVRLLAGTGLTARFADADTVTLEKPVAGAAGAVMLDPMTVQGAVSGDRGRSEGTGSYAAAGPSTSATKLDLTLRETPQSVSVMTRQRMDDQGLNEIRDVLDQTVGVSRMQSGALGTDSEEIYARGFAVNNYQVDGIPRSTVYGFGDSISDMALFDRVEVVRGAAGLLNGVGDPSAAVNLVRKRPTPTVQGYVQGQGGSWNRYRGEADLSGPLVENGRLRGRVVGAYQDGDSFIDRLHERKKVLYGVLEADVTDDTLWTVGVEYQKHKSDNASRSGFPLFYADGTKTDFGRSYNSGADWAYFTHDNLTVFSDVKHRFANGWTATLNVEHSTREYDGLIGYGVRGSLNRDGTGMGIWPGRWNSTLQQTSINADVTGPFELFGRKHDLMAGIGGYYAKRSGLDYPLWFIDGYDTSISNYFTWNGRIAEPTLNPTGWSQTNERQMAAYLATRLRPTDALSVILGSRISRWEQSEESHPDGAAGTATKRSENGVFTPYAGIVYDLTDIWSVYGSYTSIFKPQDYKNVSGQTLDPIDGDAYEAGVKAEFLGGRLTASAAVFLIQQDNLAVADSGRFTPDGGQAYKAAKGAKSKGFELELTGEAMPGWQVGGGFAHTSVKDASGQRLLTYVPRDTLKMFTTYRLPGAWDRLTVGGNVKWQGEIYNGSGSRRSEQGSYAVVDLMTRYQVTEKVAATLNVNNLFDKKYMTSIQSNGYYGEPRNVLLSLRATW from the coding sequence ATGGGGATTCTTCTGGCGTCGACCGCGCTGCACGGCGCCTCGGCGGCAACCGCGACGGCGGGCGCGCCGGCAGCGCAAGTGGCGCAGCAGGGCGGCACGGTGGCTTTCGCCATCCCTGCCGGTCCCTTGCCGGGCGTGCTGGCCGCCTATGGCCAGGCCGCCGGGCTTCAGATTCTCTACCCGACGGAGATCGCGCAGGGAGTCTCCTCCCCTGGCGTGACGGGGACCATGGCCCCGCGCGAGGCGCTGGTGCGGCTGCTGGCGGGGACCGGCCTGACCGCGCGCTTCGCCGATGCCGACACGGTGACGCTGGAGAAACCGGTGGCCGGCGCCGCCGGTGCGGTGATGCTCGATCCGATGACGGTCCAGGGCGCCGTTTCCGGCGACCGCGGCCGCAGCGAGGGAACCGGCTCCTACGCCGCCGCCGGACCGTCGACCAGCGCGACCAAGCTCGACCTGACGCTGCGCGAGACGCCGCAATCGGTCAGCGTCATGACCCGCCAGCGGATGGACGACCAGGGTCTGAACGAGATCCGGGACGTCCTCGACCAGACCGTCGGGGTGTCGCGGATGCAGTCCGGCGCGCTGGGCACCGACAGTGAGGAAATCTACGCGCGCGGCTTTGCCGTCAACAATTACCAGGTCGACGGCATTCCCCGTTCGACGGTGTACGGCTTCGGCGACAGCATCTCCGACATGGCGCTGTTCGACCGCGTCGAGGTGGTGCGCGGGGCGGCCGGCCTGCTGAACGGCGTCGGCGATCCCTCCGCTGCCGTCAATCTCGTCCGCAAGCGCCCGACCCCGACCGTCCAGGGCTATGTCCAGGGGCAGGGCGGCTCCTGGAACCGCTACCGCGGCGAAGCCGACCTCTCCGGCCCGCTGGTCGAGAACGGCCGGTTGCGTGGCCGCGTCGTCGGCGCCTACCAGGACGGCGACAGCTTCATCGACCGGCTGCACGAACGCAAGAAGGTGCTCTACGGGGTTCTGGAGGCCGACGTCACCGACGACACGCTGTGGACCGTCGGGGTGGAATACCAGAAGCACAAGTCGGACAACGCCTCGCGCTCCGGCTTTCCGCTGTTCTACGCCGACGGCACGAAGACCGATTTCGGGCGCTCCTACAACAGCGGTGCCGACTGGGCCTATTTCACCCATGACAACCTGACCGTCTTCTCCGACGTGAAGCACCGGTTCGCCAACGGCTGGACGGCGACGCTCAACGTCGAGCACAGCACGCGCGAATATGACGGCCTGATCGGCTACGGCGTGCGCGGCAGCCTCAACCGCGACGGCACCGGCATGGGGATCTGGCCCGGCCGCTGGAATTCGACGCTGCAGCAGACCTCCATCAACGCCGACGTGACCGGCCCGTTCGAGCTGTTCGGGCGCAAGCACGACCTGATGGCCGGCATCGGCGGCTATTACGCCAAGCGCAGCGGCCTCGACTATCCGCTCTGGTTCATCGACGGCTACGACACCTCGATCTCCAACTACTTCACCTGGAACGGCCGGATCGCCGAGCCGACGCTGAACCCGACCGGCTGGTCGCAGACCAACGAACGCCAGATGGCGGCCTATCTCGCCACGCGGCTGCGGCCGACCGATGCCCTGTCGGTCATCCTCGGCAGCCGCATCAGCCGCTGGGAGCAGAGCGAGGAGAGCCACCCGGACGGCGCCGCGGGGACCGCGACGAAGCGGTCGGAGAACGGCGTGTTCACCCCCTATGCCGGCATCGTCTACGACCTGACCGACATTTGGTCGGTCTATGGCAGCTACACCAGCATCTTCAAGCCGCAGGACTATAAGAACGTCAGCGGCCAGACCCTCGATCCCATCGACGGCGACGCCTATGAGGCCGGCGTCAAGGCCGAGTTCCTCGGCGGCCGTCTGACCGCCAGCGCCGCGGTGTTCCTGATCCAGCAGGACAATCTGGCGGTCGCCGACAGCGGCCGTTTCACCCCCGACGGCGGGCAGGCCTACAAGGCGGCCAAGGGTGCGAAGAGCAAGGGGTTCGAGTTGGAGCTGACCGGCGAGGCGATGCCCGGCTGGCAGGTCGGCGGCGGCTTCGCCCATACCTCCGTCAAGGATGCCAGCGGCCAGCGGCTGCTGACCTACGTGCCGCGCGACACGCTGAAGATGTTCACCACCTACCGGCTGCCGGGGGCCTGGGACCGGCTGACCGTCGGCGGCAATGTGAAATGGCAGGGCGAGATCTACAACGGCAGCGGCAGCCGCCGGTCCGAGCAGGGCAGCTACGCGGTGGTCGACCTGATGACCCGCTATCAGGTGACCGAGAAGGTCGCGGCGACGCTGAACGTCAACAACCTGTTCGACAAGAAATACATGACCAGCATCCAGAGCAACGGATATTACGGCGAGCCGCGCAACGTTCTGCTGTCCCTGCGCGCCACCTGGTGA
- a CDS encoding FecR family protein, which produces MDRDARDEALAWFVRLQSGDADAADRAAFADWLARDPANRHEYDRLSGVWADLGRVPDPRRPVGGGRAAPTRRRFLSFGALGVGGAAACAAGLGAAVVLTGWPGEVRTGTGERRSLALADGSAVDLDAGSALAVDFSAAERRVRLIEGRARVAAAPDPGRPFVVACADGIVTMVEATVVVHRQPDSVVVAVEKGTATLAAAGRPPVRLAAGECRAYGPDGPGPLLRDGVAAETAWRQGRLVFQGQPLDAVVADLNRYHPARILLWDRPLAALRVDGSVDVGRPDAALNAIIRTLPVRTLRPFPGLVIIRSV; this is translated from the coding sequence ATGGACCGCGACGCGCGCGATGAGGCGCTGGCATGGTTCGTCCGCCTGCAATCCGGCGACGCGGACGCGGCCGACCGCGCGGCCTTCGCCGATTGGCTGGCCCGTGATCCGGCCAATCGGCACGAGTATGACCGGCTGTCGGGGGTGTGGGCCGATCTCGGCCGCGTGCCGGACCCGCGCCGGCCAGTCGGCGGAGGCCGCGCTGCTCCGACGCGGCGCCGGTTCCTGTCGTTCGGCGCCTTGGGCGTGGGCGGAGCCGCGGCCTGCGCCGCCGGGCTGGGCGCGGCGGTGGTCCTGACCGGCTGGCCGGGCGAGGTCCGTACCGGAACCGGCGAGCGCCGGTCGCTGGCGCTGGCCGACGGTTCGGCCGTCGACCTCGACGCCGGCAGTGCGCTCGCCGTTGATTTCTCCGCCGCGGAGCGCCGGGTGCGCCTGATCGAGGGGCGTGCGCGCGTCGCCGCCGCGCCCGATCCGGGAAGACCTTTCGTCGTCGCCTGCGCCGACGGCATCGTCACCATGGTGGAGGCCACCGTTGTCGTGCACCGCCAGCCGGACAGCGTGGTGGTGGCCGTCGAAAAAGGGACGGCGACGCTGGCGGCGGCAGGCCGTCCGCCGGTCCGCCTCGCCGCCGGGGAGTGCCGCGCCTACGGCCCCGACGGACCCGGTCCCCTGCTGCGCGACGGCGTGGCGGCGGAGACGGCGTGGCGGCAGGGACGGCTGGTCTTCCAGGGGCAGCCGCTCGATGCGGTGGTCGCCGACCTCAACCGCTACCACCCCGCCCGCATCCTGCTGTGGGACCGTCCGCTCGCCGCCCTGCGGGTCGACGGCAGCGTCGACGTCGGGCGCCCGGATGCCGCGCTCAATGCGATCATCCGCACTTTGCCCGTGCGCACGCTGCGCCCTTTTCCCGGACTGGTCATCATCCGTTCCGTCTAG
- a CDS encoding sigma-70 family RNA polymerase sigma factor, which translates to MAERDRSSLLGLLLVHYEEMTGHLARRLGSLCLAEDVVQDTYLRLRSLAAVPEIDNPRSYLFRMADNIALDRMRAETRRGRRFAPAELGVDRPLEEPDAEATLEHKQRLERLSRALAELPPRCREVFLLHKFDGLSHADIAVRLGISRSMVEKHVMKALAHCRDRLAL; encoded by the coding sequence ATGGCTGAAAGAGACCGGTCTTCCCTGTTGGGGCTGCTGCTCGTCCATTATGAGGAGATGACCGGCCATCTGGCGCGGCGTCTCGGGTCGCTCTGCCTTGCCGAGGATGTCGTGCAGGACACCTATCTGCGCCTGCGCAGCCTGGCCGCCGTGCCGGAGATCGACAACCCGCGCTCCTACCTGTTCCGCATGGCGGACAACATCGCGCTCGACCGCATGCGGGCGGAGACCCGGCGGGGCCGCCGCTTCGCCCCGGCCGAACTGGGAGTCGACCGTCCGCTGGAGGAGCCGGATGCGGAAGCCACGCTTGAGCACAAGCAGCGGCTCGAACGGCTGAGCCGGGCGTTGGCCGAACTGCCGCCGCGCTGCCGCGAGGTGTTTCTGCTTCACAAATTCGACGGATTGAGCCATGCCGACATCGCCGTGCGCCTGGGCATCTCGCGCAGCATGGTGGAGAAGCATGTGATGAAGGCCCTGGCCCACTGCCGCGACCGGCTGGCGCTGTGA
- a CDS encoding metal ABC transporter substrate-binding protein, whose protein sequence is MTVAALLLLAMSQAVPEASAETVLAGHPVTAGLAQALTRGTGVTVEAVVPSAIPMGRQHAFLAGRGEAKLVEAARKADAVLTLRSVWAEDPLYPLARRANIRLVEVDAARPVDGALPGIALRDGAAFPWLGIANAGRMADILAADLRRLYPDSAIAIDANLAGVKRGLLALSSTSAQAFAALPDPSVAALSDRFAMLAADLGLDLRKVWIRDDRDWTPERLAELTAFLKAGRIPAVLHHRQPAAEIVKAVADGGARLIVIDSLESGPPVAIDAALGRIAGQLEAGLR, encoded by the coding sequence ATGACGGTCGCAGCGCTCCTGCTGCTGGCGATGTCGCAGGCGGTGCCGGAAGCGTCGGCCGAAACGGTGCTTGCCGGCCACCCGGTCACCGCCGGGCTGGCCCAGGCGCTGACCCGGGGGACCGGGGTGACGGTCGAGGCGGTGGTGCCGTCCGCCATCCCGATGGGGCGCCAGCATGCCTTCCTCGCCGGGCGTGGCGAGGCCAAACTCGTCGAGGCGGCGCGCAAGGCCGACGCGGTGCTGACCCTGCGCTCGGTCTGGGCGGAGGATCCGCTCTATCCGCTGGCGCGGCGCGCCAACATCCGTCTCGTCGAGGTCGATGCCGCCCGTCCGGTGGACGGCGCGCTGCCGGGCATCGCGCTGCGCGACGGCGCAGCCTTCCCCTGGCTCGGCATCGCCAATGCCGGCCGCATGGCCGACATCCTGGCCGCCGACCTGCGGCGCCTGTATCCGGACAGCGCCATCGCCATCGACGCCAACCTTGCCGGGGTGAAGCGCGGGCTGCTGGCGCTGTCCTCGACCTCCGCGCAGGCGTTCGCAGCGCTGCCCGACCCGTCGGTGGCGGCGCTGTCCGACCGTTTCGCCATGCTCGCCGCCGATCTCGGGCTCGACCTGCGCAAGGTCTGGATCCGCGACGACCGCGACTGGACGCCGGAGCGTCTGGCCGAACTGACCGCCTTCCTCAAGGCCGGGCGCATCCCGGCGGTGCTGCACCACCGCCAGCCGGCGGCGGAGATCGTCAAGGCCGTCGCCGACGGCGGCGCCCGCCTGATCGTGATCGACAGCCTGGAGAGCGGCCCGCCCGTCGCCATCGATGCCGCGCTGGGGCGGATCGCCGGCCAGCTCGAAGCCGGCCTGCGCTGA
- a CDS encoding metal ABC transporter permease, protein MSFETLRTLVQGWAGAGLLPAGLTHGFLVNALLSGLVIGPVLGGLGTLVVTKRLAFFSEAVGHAALTGVAIGILVGEPYTGPYASLFGYCLLFALLVNYTRNRSNLTSDTLIGVFLSVSLALGASLLLILASRVNIHILENVLFGSVLTVDDRDLTVLLAVALGVTAVMLPLFNRLLLASFNPALARVRGVPVKGLDYLFIVLVTVVTVASVKIIGAILVGALLVIPAAAARVVATSLRGFFLLSVAFASVAAVAGILLPVQLALPVPSGGAIILAAGLLFLGALLVRLVMRGEE, encoded by the coding sequence ATGAGCTTCGAGACCCTGCGGACCCTGGTCCAGGGCTGGGCCGGGGCCGGGCTGCTGCCCGCCGGCCTGACCCATGGCTTCCTGGTCAACGCGCTGCTGTCCGGTCTGGTCATCGGCCCGGTGCTGGGCGGGCTCGGCACGCTGGTGGTGACCAAGCGGCTGGCCTTCTTCTCCGAGGCGGTCGGCCACGCGGCGCTCACCGGCGTCGCCATCGGCATCCTGGTGGGGGAGCCCTACACCGGCCCCTATGCCAGCCTGTTCGGCTATTGCCTGCTGTTCGCGCTGCTGGTGAACTACACGCGCAACCGCAGCAACCTGACCTCCGACACGCTGATCGGCGTCTTCCTGTCGGTGTCGCTGGCGCTCGGGGCCAGCCTGCTGCTGATCCTGGCCAGCCGGGTCAACATCCATATCCTGGAGAATGTGCTGTTCGGCTCGGTGCTGACGGTGGACGACCGCGACCTCACCGTCCTGCTGGCGGTGGCGCTCGGCGTGACCGCAGTGATGCTGCCGCTGTTCAACCGGCTGCTGCTGGCCAGCTTCAACCCGGCGCTGGCGCGGGTGCGCGGCGTTCCGGTGAAGGGGCTCGACTATCTGTTCATCGTGCTGGTGACGGTGGTCACCGTCGCGTCGGTCAAGATCATCGGTGCCATCCTGGTCGGCGCCCTGCTGGTGATTCCCGCCGCCGCCGCGCGCGTCGTCGCGACGTCGCTGCGCGGCTTCTTCCTGCTGTCGGTCGCCTTCGCCAGCGTGGCGGCCGTCGCAGGCATCCTGCTGCCGGTGCAGCTGGCGCTGCCGGTGCCGTCGGGCGGCGCCATCATCCTGGCGGCCGGCCTGCTGTTCCTGGGCGCGTTGCTGGTGCGTCTGGTCATGAGGGGGGAAGAATGA
- a CDS encoding metal ABC transporter ATP-binding protein translates to MTGCSMTGRSTIGRGPGILFDRVDLTLGRTAILEQVSLTVAPGAVHAVVGPNGGGKSSLIRALLGQAPHRGMIRLDWPGEAPGTVAYVPQAVEFDRGLPLTVEDFLAVLCQRRPAFLGPDRRMGYGEALARVGMAGKERRRFGALSGGERQRVLLAQALIPAPDLIILDEPMTALDEAGVAIFEALLAELAAAGTTILWVEHDLAQVRRLATRVSGLNRRVLFDGPPMEMLSPERVLDLFSAVPRQRAEAAAGEPAARRIAS, encoded by the coding sequence GTGACCGGCTGCTCCATGACGGGCCGCTCCACGATCGGTCGCGGTCCCGGCATCCTGTTCGACCGGGTCGACCTGACGCTCGGCCGCACCGCCATCCTGGAACAGGTCTCGCTCACCGTCGCCCCCGGCGCGGTGCATGCGGTGGTCGGCCCCAACGGCGGCGGCAAGTCGTCGCTGATCCGCGCCCTGCTCGGTCAGGCGCCGCACCGCGGCATGATCCGGCTCGACTGGCCGGGCGAGGCGCCCGGCACCGTCGCCTATGTGCCGCAGGCGGTCGAGTTCGACCGCGGCCTGCCGTTGACGGTCGAGGATTTCCTGGCGGTGCTGTGCCAGCGCCGTCCCGCCTTCCTGGGGCCGGACCGGCGGATGGGCTATGGCGAGGCGCTGGCCCGCGTCGGCATGGCCGGCAAGGAGCGCCGCCGCTTCGGCGCCCTGTCGGGCGGCGAGCGCCAGCGCGTCCTGCTCGCCCAGGCGCTGATCCCGGCACCCGACCTGATCATCCTCGACGAGCCGATGACCGCGCTCGACGAGGCCGGCGTCGCCATCTTCGAAGCCCTGCTGGCCGAACTGGCCGCCGCCGGCACCACCATCCTGTGGGTCGAGCACGATCTCGCCCAGGTCCGCCGGCTGGCGACGCGGGTGTCGGGGCTGAACCGGCGCGTGCTGTTCGACGGCCCGCCGATGGAGATGCTGTCGCCCGAACGGGTGCTCGACCTGTTCTCCGCCGTTCCCCGCCAGCGGGCGGAGGCGGCCGCCGGCGAACCCGCGGCCCGGAGGATCGCGTCATGA
- a CDS encoding metal ABC transporter solute-binding protein, Zn/Mn family, with translation MTVPTNRRRFLAAALAAGAFATGILPANARADVPAGRRRFGVTLHPYYSYVANVVGDLAEVVPIIPAGFNPHAYEPRPEDIQRIGSLDAIVLNGIGHDDFAGRMIAASSRPALPVVEANADVPLLPAAGSAARASGKVVNPHSFLSITGSVLQVATIARELGRLDPANADAYAANARAYSRRLRQLRADALAKLANKLASAGGTSLRVATIHGAYDYLLREFGLEVSAVVEPAHGIEPSPAQLAETIATMRRLDVQVIFSELNFPSAYVETIRRETGIRLYAFSHISHGDYAADQFEREMARNMDTLVQAMVEAKP, from the coding sequence ATGACCGTCCCGACGAACCGCCGCCGCTTCCTCGCCGCCGCGCTGGCGGCCGGCGCCTTCGCCACCGGCATCCTGCCCGCGAACGCCCGTGCGGACGTGCCGGCCGGGCGCCGCCGCTTCGGCGTCACCCTGCATCCCTACTATTCCTACGTCGCCAACGTCGTCGGCGATCTGGCCGAGGTGGTGCCGATCATTCCCGCCGGCTTCAACCCGCACGCCTACGAACCGCGCCCGGAGGACATCCAGCGCATCGGCAGCCTCGACGCCATCGTGCTGAACGGCATCGGCCACGACGATTTCGCCGGCCGGATGATCGCCGCCTCGTCCAGGCCCGCCCTGCCGGTGGTCGAGGCCAACGCCGACGTGCCGCTGCTGCCCGCCGCCGGCTCGGCGGCGCGCGCGTCGGGCAAGGTGGTCAATCCGCACAGCTTCCTGTCCATCACCGGCTCGGTGCTCCAGGTCGCTACCATCGCCCGCGAGCTTGGGCGGCTCGATCCCGCCAACGCCGACGCCTATGCCGCCAACGCCCGCGCCTATTCCCGCCGGCTGCGCCAGCTGCGGGCCGACGCCCTGGCCAAGCTGGCGAACAAGCTGGCTTCGGCCGGCGGCACCAGCCTGCGCGTCGCCACCATCCACGGCGCCTACGACTATCTGCTGCGTGAGTTCGGGCTGGAGGTCTCCGCCGTTGTCGAGCCGGCCCATGGCATCGAGCCCAGCCCGGCGCAGCTTGCCGAGACCATCGCGACGATGCGCCGGCTCGACGTGCAGGTGATCTTCTCGGAGCTGAACTTCCCCAGCGCCTATGTCGAGACGATCCGCCGCGAGACCGGCATCCGGCTCTACGCCTTCTCCCACATCTCGCACGGCGACTACGCCGCCGACCAGTTCGAGCGCGAGATGGCCCGCAACATGGACACGCTGGTGCAGGCGATGGTGGAGGCCAAGCCGTGA
- a CDS encoding DUF6162 family protein: protein MHHQIVRRAGAERETLWVLLAAGLILASAATVAGLRSAPEVEAPPVAGQLDSRTGLTAAEQGLHADLKAAAAEIADLRRTGGQAPAPAELAAQALPPFAADPSAAARGGHAWTLAEAGGTVAYAGISTQPATAGSLVLLLDGHSDSHAPGIWLKRAAEAPPARLDEASLAAAGWKRITSTFTAGVTR, encoded by the coding sequence ATGCATCACCAGATCGTCCGCCGCGCGGGGGCCGAGCGCGAAACCCTGTGGGTCCTGCTCGCCGCCGGCCTGATCCTCGCATCCGCCGCCACCGTGGCCGGGCTGCGGTCCGCACCGGAGGTGGAAGCGCCGCCGGTCGCCGGCCAGCTCGACTCCCGCACCGGCCTGACCGCCGCCGAACAGGGACTCCACGCCGACCTCAAGGCGGCGGCGGCGGAGATCGCCGACCTGCGGCGCACCGGCGGACAGGCGCCGGCCCCGGCCGAACTGGCCGCCCAGGCCCTGCCGCCCTTCGCCGCCGACCCCAGCGCGGCGGCGCGCGGCGGCCATGCCTGGACCCTGGCCGAAGCCGGCGGGACCGTAGCCTATGCCGGCATTTCCACCCAGCCTGCGACGGCGGGATCCCTGGTCCTGCTGCTGGACGGGCATAGCGACAGCCATGCCCCCGGGATTTGGCTGAAGCGCGCCGCCGAGGCGCCGCCCGCCCGCCTCGACGAGGCGTCGCTGGCCGCCGCCGGCTGGAAGCGCATCACCTCCACCTTCACCGCCGGTGTGACCCGATGA